In Flavobacterium endoglycinae, one DNA window encodes the following:
- a CDS encoding two-component regulator propeller domain-containing protein, whose amino-acid sequence MKNIKTYILSCIVFIAVSFKISAQGSDLYFDHIDYDVSFSQSMISSIHQTQKGFIWIGTANGLISYDGYDFLRYVYNKDILNSISNNHVNVILEDSERQLWIGTNNGLNFYNKNERTFLRVDVQKIKGGRNYISSIIQDDQNRIWVGTFGGIKRLNRQKYLLEEISNDHNSPFRKSRVLSLFYDRDYGVLVGTSKGLECFDPKNGSKKAVPKVLADNEALIKSKIWKIIKEKNGDLWFATEANGVFHFNIKKNSVTNFLLNTSNRKSLSSNWVNDIVSVDDNTIWFATKNGLCVYKKDKNEFTKYGHNPLESYSLSDDDVKCFLKDRHNDIWIGTNGGGVNFFQKTNTNFINIREVIKPNFGLNTAFVNAVARENDGSVWVGTNGGGLNYLDFRNNKNTTYQIEGYDFDKSVNMITALANQNEQYLFCGTFNGLFKFNKSSKSFQIISLSRKDSKERERPITSLILDNGDLWVGTNGNGLKKVMTDGTVEIYMADGSPNSLSDNFITDLANRKDGLWIATQYGLNYFDKKLKHVTKVFKAGPKSGLSNNSLTVMFTDSKGRFWVGAESGGVNIFDEKKGRFFEINRSMGFTDETIKSISEDAEGNIWISDNNLLYKIKTKNVKPVLNIKDFEITSFSSKDGLKVKQFSNNCSVKLNAKELVFGSSNGLIVFNPSKLIKTKDQSPIVLTKLIVNNEEIRPGNKEVSMEKRISETSEITLKHDQGYIGLEFSVMNFISPEKNEYAYKLESSFNKDEWHIIGSQHYINLTNLNSGTYMLKIKTSNGGGEWNPNIKTLKIIMLPPWWKTWWAYLFYIALLAGASVLSFRFFRNRELLKQAYYLEQVEKERQEELYKMKLDFFTNVSHEIRTPLTLISGPVEELLSSAEKNSNLEHKLKTIKSNSDRLLKLVNELMDFRKAEKGSMKIYCEQQDIVSFCFDIYESFRGIAVEKKIDYKFVLNINTAQLYFDKNQMEKVIYNLLSNAFKFTSKGGKITLAVEQKEDSDFIEIKVKDNGIGIPDNRKKKIFKNFFQLDDRGSANLGSGIGLALSKSIVELHHGEIKVQTEEDPNFNTIFTIKLKKGKDHFKKSQIVENAISINENANPISDVKTEIDLYEREYLEEENSAKKTVLVIDDNEEVLSFIYDILYTDYRILKFTSGALALEFMEKEIPDLIVTDVMMPEMDGFELCHILKTNLNTNHIPVIMLTAKSSTLNRIEGLSTGADAYISKPFSIEELKLTIANLLSAKEIMRQKYGEGFIAAVEEENLNTPEGIFLKKLTQIIESNIDNPDFDVNDLVNEIGMSRTVLYKKVQTLTDHSVAGFIKNMRLKKAAHLIANTSYSISEVTYMVGFNDRKHFSKEFKKFYNLSPTEYKASHN is encoded by the coding sequence ATGAAAAACATTAAAACTTACATTTTAAGCTGTATCGTATTTATTGCTGTTTCCTTTAAAATTTCGGCGCAGGGATCTGATTTGTATTTTGATCATATCGATTATGATGTGAGTTTTTCGCAGAGTATGATTTCCAGCATTCATCAAACCCAAAAAGGATTTATCTGGATTGGGACTGCAAACGGTTTAATTAGTTACGATGGTTATGATTTCTTGAGATACGTTTACAACAAAGACATTCTCAACAGCATCAGTAACAATCATGTAAATGTGATTTTAGAAGACAGCGAAAGACAGCTATGGATTGGAACGAATAACGGACTGAATTTTTACAACAAAAACGAAAGAACCTTTTTAAGAGTTGATGTCCAAAAAATAAAAGGCGGACGAAACTATATTTCCTCTATAATTCAAGACGATCAAAACCGAATCTGGGTTGGGACTTTTGGCGGAATCAAACGACTTAATCGGCAGAAATATTTGTTGGAAGAAATCTCGAACGACCACAATTCGCCATTTAGAAAAAGCAGGGTTTTGTCCTTATTTTACGATCGTGATTACGGAGTTTTGGTTGGAACTTCAAAAGGTTTGGAATGCTTTGATCCTAAAAACGGCTCCAAAAAAGCAGTTCCTAAAGTGCTGGCAGATAACGAAGCTTTAATCAAATCGAAAATCTGGAAAATTATTAAAGAAAAAAACGGCGATTTATGGTTTGCTACAGAAGCCAACGGCGTCTTTCATTTTAATATCAAAAAGAATTCAGTAACCAATTTTCTGCTCAATACCAGTAACAGAAAAAGTCTGTCTTCAAACTGGGTTAACGATATTGTTTCTGTTGATGATAACACCATTTGGTTTGCGACAAAAAATGGTTTGTGTGTTTACAAAAAAGACAAAAACGAGTTTACGAAATACGGACATAATCCGCTGGAAAGTTACAGCCTTTCAGATGATGATGTAAAATGTTTTTTAAAAGACCGTCATAACGATATCTGGATTGGAACAAATGGAGGAGGTGTCAACTTTTTTCAGAAAACCAATACCAATTTTATTAATATTAGAGAAGTCATAAAGCCTAATTTCGGACTTAATACTGCTTTTGTAAATGCAGTTGCCAGAGAAAATGACGGTTCAGTTTGGGTAGGAACAAATGGCGGAGGCTTGAATTATCTCGATTTTAGAAATAACAAAAACACCACGTATCAAATTGAGGGTTACGATTTTGATAAAAGTGTTAATATGATAACGGCTTTGGCCAATCAAAACGAGCAGTATTTATTTTGTGGGACTTTCAACGGATTATTCAAATTCAATAAAAGCAGTAAATCGTTTCAAATTATTTCACTTTCGCGAAAAGATTCTAAAGAAAGAGAACGTCCTATTACGTCTTTAATACTGGATAACGGCGATTTGTGGGTGGGAACAAACGGAAACGGATTAAAGAAAGTAATGACAGACGGAACAGTTGAAATTTATATGGCTGATGGTTCTCCTAATTCGCTCAGCGACAATTTTATAACTGATCTGGCCAACAGAAAAGACGGTCTTTGGATTGCGACACAATACGGTCTAAACTATTTCGATAAAAAACTAAAACACGTTACAAAAGTTTTTAAAGCCGGACCCAAAAGCGGACTTTCAAATAATAGTCTTACCGTCATGTTTACCGATTCTAAAGGTCGTTTTTGGGTTGGTGCCGAAAGCGGAGGCGTGAATATTTTTGACGAAAAGAAAGGGCGTTTCTTCGAAATCAACCGCTCAATGGGATTTACTGATGAAACCATCAAAAGTATTTCTGAAGATGCAGAAGGAAATATCTGGATCAGCGACAATAATTTGTTGTATAAAATCAAAACCAAAAATGTAAAACCGGTTTTAAATATTAAAGATTTTGAAATCACTTCTTTTTCTTCTAAAGACGGTTTAAAAGTAAAACAGTTCTCCAATAATTGCAGTGTAAAACTCAATGCAAAAGAACTAGTTTTTGGCTCTTCGAATGGTTTAATTGTTTTCAACCCATCTAAATTGATTAAAACGAAAGACCAATCACCAATTGTCCTCACAAAACTTATTGTAAATAACGAAGAAATCAGGCCTGGAAATAAAGAGGTTTCAATGGAAAAACGCATCAGTGAGACATCTGAAATTACTTTAAAACACGATCAGGGTTATATTGGGTTGGAATTTAGTGTGATGAATTTCATTTCGCCAGAAAAAAATGAATACGCTTATAAACTCGAAAGTTCCTTTAATAAAGACGAATGGCACATTATAGGTTCGCAGCATTATATCAATTTAACCAATTTGAATTCGGGAACTTATATGCTGAAAATTAAAACTTCAAACGGAGGAGGAGAATGGAATCCAAACATTAAAACCTTAAAAATCATTATGCTGCCGCCGTGGTGGAAAACATGGTGGGCGTATTTATTTTACATTGCTTTACTAGCTGGAGCTTCGGTTTTATCATTCCGCTTTTTTAGAAATCGAGAATTATTAAAACAAGCGTATTATCTGGAGCAGGTAGAAAAAGAAAGACAGGAAGAATTATACAAAATGAAACTGGATTTCTTTACCAATGTTTCGCATGAAATCAGAACACCGCTCACTTTAATCAGCGGACCTGTTGAAGAACTTTTAAGCAGTGCCGAAAAGAATTCAAATCTCGAACACAAACTAAAAACCATAAAAAGTAATTCTGACCGATTATTAAAACTGGTTAACGAATTAATGGATTTTAGGAAAGCCGAAAAAGGAAGCATGAAAATCTATTGCGAACAGCAGGATATTGTTTCGTTTTGTTTTGATATTTACGAATCGTTCCGAGGAATTGCAGTCGAGAAAAAAATCGATTATAAATTTGTTCTAAATATCAACACAGCGCAGCTTTATTTTGATAAAAACCAGATGGAGAAAGTGATTTATAATCTGCTTTCGAATGCTTTTAAATTCACAAGCAAAGGCGGAAAAATAACTTTGGCTGTCGAACAAAAAGAAGATTCTGATTTTATAGAAATTAAGGTAAAAGACAACGGAATTGGGATTCCAGACAATAGAAAAAAGAAAATTTTCAAGAACTTCTTCCAATTAGACGATCGTGGCAGCGCTAATTTAGGAAGCGGAATCGGCTTGGCTTTGAGTAAAAGTATTGTTGAACTGCATCACGGAGAAATTAAAGTCCAGACAGAAGAAGATCCCAACTTCAATACCATTTTTACCATCAAATTAAAGAAAGGAAAAGACCATTTCAAGAAATCACAAATTGTAGAAAATGCGATTTCGATAAACGAAAATGCCAATCCAATTTCGGATGTAAAAACAGAAATTGATCTTTACGAAAGAGAATATTTAGAAGAAGAAAACAGCGCTAAGAAAACCGTTCTTGTTATCGATGATAATGAAGAAGTATTGTCGTTTATCTACGATATTTTGTATACAGATTACAGAATATTGAAGTTTACAAGCGGTGCATTGGCTTTAGAGTTCATGGAAAAAGAAATCCCGGATCTTATTGTAACCGATGTTATGATGCCAGAAATGGATGGTTTCGAATTGTGTCATATTTTAAAAACCAACTTAAATACCAATCATATTCCGGTAATTATGCTTACCGCAAAATCGTCTACCTTAAATAGAATCGAAGGACTTTCGACAGGAGCCGATGCTTATATTTCGAAACCTTTCAGCATTGAAGAATTAAAATTGACAATTGCCAATCTTTTATCTGCCAAAGAAATAATGCGTCAAAAATACGGCGAAGGTTTTATAGCCGCTGTCGAAGAAGAAAACCTAAACACACCAGAAGGAATCTTTTTGAAAAAGCTGACGCAGATAATCGAATCGAATATTGATAATCCCGATTTTGATGTAAACGATTTGGTAAATGAAATAGGAATGAGCCGAACCGTTCTCTACAAAAAAGTCCAAACCTTAACTGATCATTCGGTTGCTGGTTTTATAAAAAACATGCGATTGAAAAAAGCCGCTCATTTAATAGCCAATACTAGTTATTCAATTTCAGAAGTAACCTATATGGTTGGGTTTAATGACAGAAAGCATTTCAGTAAAGAATTTAAAAAGTTTTACAATCTTTCACCAACAGAATATAAAGCTTCACATAATTAA
- a CDS encoding DUF6046 domain-containing protein encodes MKFNFNVNEILESKDIQYSGINYNESESKDFIIDKTGGEFNLRVFAPLVFEPLVKNNLNLPSLRVDAVTVNLSRSKIIKKEGVEGRDSTIKEHITNGDFSISIEGLIANETGDEYPKEKLFLLKQFLNAPYSLRVTHAILNRFGIYELVIDSYSIPSISGTKNIQKFTASATSDETVELIIRNNV; translated from the coding sequence ATGAAATTCAATTTTAATGTAAACGAAATTTTAGAATCTAAAGACATTCAATACAGTGGTATTAATTATAACGAATCAGAATCTAAAGATTTTATCATTGATAAAACTGGAGGCGAATTTAACCTTAGGGTTTTTGCGCCTTTAGTTTTCGAACCTCTTGTAAAAAACAATCTTAATTTACCTAGTCTAAGAGTTGACGCAGTTACAGTAAATCTGAGCCGTTCTAAAATTATTAAAAAAGAAGGTGTTGAAGGAAGAGATTCAACCATCAAAGAACATATTACAAATGGCGATTTTAGCATTTCTATCGAAGGACTTATTGCTAATGAAACCGGAGATGAATATCCAAAAGAAAAGCTTTTTTTATTGAAACAATTTCTCAATGCCCCTTATTCTCTAAGAGTAACACATGCTATTTTAAACCGATTTGGTATTTACGAATTAGTCATTGATTCTTATTCTATTCCGTCTATTTCTGGAACAAAAAATATTCAAAAATTTACAGCCAGTGCCACATCAGATGAAACCGTCGAACTAATTATCAGAAACAATGTTTAA
- a CDS encoding XRE family transcriptional regulator yields the protein MEIHDKIRRIIEEMKLNNNSFAKLIGVTSTTIDSITIGRLQADGERKRTKPGFDLLQSIITHCHVNPEYFFGNSEDIFASNKSSNAVSLHIPKVITVNEEGDENINFVGVKARAGYLDGYADPEYMESLPSFSMPMLKNGTYRCFEIKGNSMSTTIHDGDYLFGKYVDNFDDILDGRIYVIVSKNDGVVVKRVLNRIRESGKLILKSDNRDGNYPMYSIYAEDILEVWYASMYASRQMPDPINVYEKLHALESKYFELEEALKKKLN from the coding sequence ATGGAAATACATGATAAAATAAGACGTATTATAGAGGAAATGAAGTTAAATAATAATTCATTTGCAAAGTTAATTGGAGTTACAAGCACAACCATAGATAGTATCACGATTGGAAGATTACAAGCCGATGGAGAAAGAAAGAGAACCAAACCAGGTTTTGATCTTCTTCAAAGTATTATTACACATTGTCATGTAAACCCAGAATATTTTTTTGGAAACAGTGAAGATATTTTTGCAAGTAATAAGTCTAGTAATGCTGTTAGCCTGCATATACCAAAAGTTATAACCGTAAATGAAGAAGGAGATGAAAACATTAATTTTGTGGGAGTAAAAGCCCGAGCAGGATATTTAGATGGCTACGCTGATCCAGAGTATATGGAAAGTCTTCCTTCGTTTAGTATGCCTATGCTTAAGAATGGTACTTACAGATGTTTTGAAATCAAAGGAAATTCGATGTCAACTACAATACATGACGGCGATTATCTTTTCGGGAAATATGTAGATAATTTTGATGATATTCTTGACGGAAGAATTTATGTAATTGTCAGCAAAAATGATGGAGTAGTGGTAAAGAGGGTTTTAAACAGAATCAGAGAAAGTGGAAAACTAATTCTAAAATCAGATAACCGAGACGGAAATTACCCAATGTACTCTATTTATGCCGAAGATATTCTGGAAGTTTGGTACGCTAGTATGTATGCTTCGAGACAAATGCCAGATCCAATCAATGTTTATGAAAAACTTCATGCTCTTGAAAGTAAATATTTTGAATTGGAAGAGGCTTTAAAAAAGAAGTTGAATTAA
- a CDS encoding DUF2586 domain-containing protein: protein MSTLNDVVINKLSGGLGRRNPEQDMVSGLLFTGEETSDLKFNKIERLASLEDAETLGITENYDINGQSAYYQIQQFFRMNPSGDLYVMLVDAATYAETVQKAMDMQEKANGNIRQMAIICSKATTFAQTKAAVNTAQEQADLAYVDYMPFEIILEGKGFDTATEATSPSLVGTSSNVSVVVAIDAEKAFEQKLIQKDTNKAYTLAPDEELVTSQSSTGVYNVKNAGGLKKNGSIVLEFVFKDSYKNTAAVGLALGALSKAKVSENIAWIEKFNLTGNGFAKPGFVGGKEIKSLGDLRTLNEKRYIFTQTHTGLAGVYFNDSHTCTAGTSDFAYIENNRTVNKATRLLRTALLPKLASPVLVDIDGKLPQSVSKSFEDLCRNALEGMVANQEVSSFDVYVDPKQNILATSELKVKAEITPVGTARKIMVDLGFKNPFGINQA, encoded by the coding sequence ATGAGTACATTAAACGATGTAGTAATTAACAAGTTATCAGGCGGATTAGGAAGAAGAAATCCTGAACAGGATATGGTTTCAGGATTGCTTTTTACTGGAGAAGAAACTTCAGACTTAAAATTTAACAAAATCGAACGTTTAGCTTCATTAGAAGATGCCGAAACTCTGGGCATTACAGAAAACTATGATATTAACGGACAATCTGCTTATTACCAAATTCAGCAGTTTTTTAGAATGAATCCTTCTGGAGATTTGTATGTTATGCTTGTTGACGCGGCAACTTACGCTGAAACTGTACAAAAAGCAATGGATATGCAGGAAAAAGCGAATGGAAATATTCGTCAAATGGCAATTATTTGCTCAAAAGCCACCACATTTGCTCAAACAAAAGCGGCAGTAAATACTGCACAAGAACAAGCAGATCTTGCATACGTTGATTACATGCCATTTGAAATCATTTTAGAAGGAAAAGGTTTTGATACCGCAACAGAAGCTACTTCGCCATCATTAGTAGGGACAAGTTCAAACGTATCTGTCGTAGTTGCTATAGATGCTGAAAAAGCGTTTGAGCAAAAATTAATTCAAAAAGACACTAATAAAGCATACACTTTAGCACCAGACGAGGAACTCGTAACTTCACAAAGTTCTACAGGTGTTTACAATGTAAAAAATGCTGGCGGTCTAAAAAAGAATGGCTCAATTGTTCTTGAATTTGTATTCAAAGACTCATACAAAAACACTGCGGCAGTTGGATTAGCTCTAGGCGCTTTATCTAAAGCAAAAGTTTCTGAAAACATAGCTTGGATCGAAAAATTTAACCTTACTGGTAACGGTTTTGCAAAGCCAGGTTTTGTAGGCGGAAAAGAAATTAAATCACTTGGAGATTTAAGAACACTAAACGAGAAAAGATACATTTTTACACAAACTCACACTGGTTTAGCTGGAGTTTATTTTAACGACAGCCATACTTGTACAGCAGGAACTTCAGACTTCGCTTACATCGAAAACAACCGTACTGTAAACAAAGCAACCCGCTTATTACGCACTGCTTTATTACCAAAATTAGCTTCTCCTGTTCTGGTTGATATTGATGGCAAATTACCTCAATCTGTTTCTAAAAGCTTCGAAGATTTATGCAGAAATGCTTTAGAGGGAATGGTTGCTAATCAGGAAGTATCTTCATTTGATGTTTATGTAGATCCTAAACAAAATATTCTGGCAACTTCTGAATTAAAAGTAAAAGCTGAAATTACTCCAGTTGGAACAGCTCGTAAAATTATGGTCGATTTAGGATTCAAAAACCCTTTTGGAATTAATCAAGCGTAA